The DNA window CCACAAGAGCTGACAACAGGGGCAACCGGCCCTCGTCAACAAACTGGCCTGAAAAGATAAGGCCCGGCGCGATTGCTCGCGCCGGGCTTTTTCTTTGTATGCTGGAGCTGTCAGCTACTGCTTGTCGTGCAGGTTGGTTCCCAGCGTATCCCTGACGAAGATCATTCCGATGATCAGCGACATCGCCGCGATCACCACCGGATACCAGAGGCCGTAGTAGATATCGCCCTTGGAGGCGCTGAGCGCGAACACGATCGCCGGCAGCAGGCCGCCGAACCAGCCATTGCCGATGTGATAGGGCAGCGACATGCCGGTGTAGCGGATGCGGGTCGGGAACATCTCGACCAGGATCGCCGCGATCGGCCCGTAGACCATGGTCACGTAGAGGACCAGGATGAACAGGATGCCGATGACCTTTGCCCAGTTGACCGCCGCCGGGTCGGCAAACATCGCGAACGCACCGGCCGCCGGAACACTGTAGACGGTCACGTCCGTGGCGCCGGCAGCGTCATCGGCCGTCAGCAGCTTGTCCTTGACCGCCTGGGCGAGCGGGACAGTGGCCTTTTCACCGGTGCGAATAGCTGCCGCGTCGAGCTTCAGTTCGGGATTGGCCGCGACAAAGGCGTCGAGCTTTTGGTCAGCAACCTTGGCGGCAGCACGCTTCAACGGATAACCGCCGTCCTGAAGCGCCAGGTTGATCGCCTTCTTGAAAGCCGCATCGCTTGGAGCAGCCTTATCAGCGGCCGCCACGGCGTCGTAGGACGTCACGGTCTCGGCGCCAATCTTGACGCTGGCCGCTGTTCCCGCTGCCGCTGTCGTGACGATGTCATAGGGCACCGAGCTCTTGGCCAGGAAGTCCGTCGCAATATCGCACGAGGTGAGAGGCTTGCGTGTTCCGGTTGGATTGAACTGGAACTTGCAGTCCCCCGGAGCAGCGGTCACCGTCGCACGCGTGTTCTGCTGGGCGGTGGCGAGCGCCGGGTTGGCGGCCCATGTCAGCGCCTTGAACAGCGGGAAGGTGGTGACGATCGCCAGCGCGAGACCGGCCATGATGATCGGCTTGCGGCCGATCTTGTCGGATAGCCAGCCGAACACCACGAAGAAGACCGCGCCGAGCGCCAGCGCAATCGCGATCATGATGTTGACCGACTGTGGGTCGACCTTGAGCACATTCGCCAGGAAGAACAGCGCGTAGAACTGGCCGTTGTACCAGACCACGGCCTGGCCGGCGGTGAGGCCGAACAGCGCGAGCAACGCGATCTTGGCATTCTTCCACTGGCCGAAGGCTTCCGTCAGCGGCGCCTTGGAGCCCTTGCCCTCGTCCTTCATGCGCTGGAAGGTCGGCGATTCGGCAAGCGACAGGCGGATCCAGACCGATATGCCGAGCAGTATGGCCGAGAGCAGGAACGGAATACGCCAGCCCCAGGCCGCGAAATCCTCCTTGCTCAGCGAATTCTGCACGATCAGGATGATGATCAACGACAGGAACAGGCCGAGCGTCGCCGTCGTCTGAATCCACGACGTATAGAAGCCGCGGCGATCGTCGGGAGCATGCTCGGCGACATAGGTCGCCGCACCACCATACTCACCGCCGAGCGCCAGGCCCTGCAGCATACGCAGCCCGACCAGGATGATGGGCGCCGCAAGGCCCCAGCTCGCCGAGCCGGGAAGCAGGCCGACCAGGAAGGTCGACAGGCCCATGATCAGGATGGTGACGAGAAATGTGTATTTGCGGCCGACGAGATCGCCGACGCGACCGAACACCAGCGCGCCAAACGGGCGCACCAGGAAGCCGGCGGCGAAAACCAGCAGCGTGAAGATGTTGCGCGTCGACTCGGGATAAGAGGCGAAGAATGTGGCGCCGATCGCTCCGGCCAATGCGCCGTAGAGATAAAAATCGTACCATTCGAAAACGGTGCCGAGCGAGGAAGCGAAGATGACTTTCTTCTCCTCCCGCGTCATGCCGCGGCTGGTTCCGCCGGCGGTCGATGCCATTGCCATTGAATTGTCCTCCCGTGAGACCCGTTGCCCTCGATGCTGCGCGACACCCGTCCGCGCTCTCCTCCGAGCACGGACTCAACGACAGTCATCACGGAAAAAATGACAGAAAGCGCCCGCCAAAGGCAGCGCGTCTTTGGGATTATGACTTTGGTATTAGGTGCGCTGCGGGATGAAGCGGAGCGAGCGGCGAAACCCGTCAGCCCTTGAGCGCTTCGAGCAGGCCGATAGCGGCCATCATATCGCGCTTGCGGCCTGAGCGGCGCGCGACAGCCTCGGCGTCCTGCCCCCATTGCTCGATCTGCCAGTCCTCGTCGACATGGCCGGCTGCCCAGGCAGCCTCAGCGTCGAGCTCGCCGAAATCGACAGCCAGTGCCAGCAGCGCCGAACCGGTCAGCGACGTCATCACGTGGATGGCGGCGAGCCGCAGCGGCTCGGCGCGCTGGGCGAGATGGCTGCCCAGCACGGCAATGCTTTCGCGCGGCTGCTCGACATGGATGATCCCCTCGGCGAGATTGAAGCGAGCCCCGAGCGTCGCCCTCGCCCAGTCGATCACCGGGTCCCAATGCTGGTTCTGCCGCTCCACCAGCCCCTGCGGCGCGTCGGCGCGGTAGCAGAGCAGATCGGACGAGGCGAAGCGCAGGATGTCTTCCAGCACCGCCTGCGGGTCGCTGGCGACACCATCGATGGCGGTGTTCACCAGGCGCATCACCGGCATGGTCACCGGATCGATAGTCTCGATTTGTGCGGCGAACTCGTCGGCGACCAGTGCTGCCGCCGCCTCGGTCGGCAGCGCCAGCAGCGCCTTGCCCGGCGTGCGCACCGGCTTGCCGTCGAGATGCACGGCAAAACCATCGTCCGCCGGCACGACCGAGACGGTTTTGTAGAACCGCTTCGGCAGATGCGTCTTCATCTGGATCTGGGCGCGACGCACCGGATCGGGATCGGAAAGATATTTGCCCGCTTCGAGGTCGTTGAGGATATCACGCATGAAAGTCTCTCTCACACCGGCGTCAGCTTGCGCACCGGCCGGTTGACGATGATCAGGCCGGCGGCAATCAGGCCAAGTGCCAGAAAAATGCGCATGGTCAGCGGCTCATTCAAGAACATGGCGCCGCACAAAACGCCGAAAACCGGCGACAGGAAGGTGAAACTGGACAGGCCGGACGCCGGATAGCGCCGCAGCAGCCAGAACCACAGCACATAGGTGAAGGCGACGATGTAGACCGCCTGGAAAAGCAGAGCCAAGGTCGGCAGCACGGTCGGGTCGCGCACAGGCGGACCGGCGAGAGGCAGCACCAAAATGCCGACGATTGCAGCACCGGCGAGCTGATAGAGCAGAAGCTTTTCAGCACTCGCCTCGACCAGCTTCGAGCGTTTGATGAGGATGTTGGTCAAGGCCCAGAAAAATCCGGAGCCAAGACTCAGGAGATCGCCGAACAACATGTCTCCGCCACCACCGAGCTTGTCGGAAAAAACCGCGGCAAGGCCGGCAAACGCCAGCAGCAGGCCAAGGAACTTGCGCAGGGTGATCTGCTCGCCGAGCAGGAAATGGCCGCCGAGCAGCATCCAGAACGGCATTGTGTTGACCAGCAGCGTGTTGCGGGCAACGGTGGTGTGCTCCAGACCGACATAAAGGCAAAGGAACTCGATGCCGAAAAGCGTGCCCACCATGATGCCGGCGAGCAATGTTCCATCACGGGTGAAAAGCGCTATGCCGCGCCACCGGCACCAGGCGAAGACACAAAGGCCGCCGATGATCGATCGCGCGATCGACAGGAAGACCGGGTCGTAGCCGGCATAGGAGATCTTGGCGGCGACGTAGTTCAGCCCCCAGGAAAAGGTCAGGCCGACCATGATGGCGGCGGCCGCCAGGTCGACCGTGTCGCGCCGGTCGAGCGTGTCGGCGACGCCGCTCACGATCAATCCTCCGCGCTGGCGTCGTCGAAGCCGATCAGGTTCCAGCTCTGGCGCATATGCGGCGGCATTGGCGCGGTGACATCGATAACGCCCTTGTCGGGATGCGGAATGATGATGCGGCGCGCATGCAAATGCAGGCGGTTTTGAATGCCGCCGGGAAAATCCCAGTTGGTGTCGGCCTCGAAATATTTCGGATCGCCGAGGATCGGGCAGCCGATGTAAGCGGCATGGACGCGAAGCTGGTGGGTGCGGCCGGTATAGGGCTCCATTTCCAGCCAGGTCATCGTCTGCGCCGCCTGTTCGATGATGCGGTAATAGGAGACGGCGTGGTCGGCGCCCTTTTCGCCATGCGCGGCAACGCGGACGCGGTCGCCGTCCGGCGTCGGCTCCTTGATCAGCCAGGTCGAGATCTTGTCCTCGCGCTTGGGCGGCACGCCCTTGACCAGCGCCCAATAGGTCTTCTTGGTCTCGCGGGCGCGAAACGCTTCGGCGAGCTTCATGGCGGCAAGGCGGGTGCGGGCGACGACCAGCACGCCCGAGGTATCGCGATCGAGCCGGTGCACCAGCCTGGGCTTCTCGCCCTTCTGGTTGCGCCAGGCCTCCAGCATGTCGTCGACATTGCGGGTGACGCCCGAGCCGCCCTGCACGGCAAGGCCCGCCGGCTTGTTGAAGACGAAAACCTTGGGATCCTCGTGGATCAGCATTTTCGCCAGGACGTCGGCATCGCCCTGGTTGCGGATCGAGTGACCGGTCAGCGCGCTCTCGCCCTTCTTGTCGACCTCGAGCGGTGGCACGCGCACCACCTGGCCCGGCTCGACACGGCTGTCGGCCTTGACGCGGCCGCCGTCGACGCGGATCTGGCCGGAGCGCAGCAGCTTTTGCAGGTGGCCGAAACCAAGGCCTGGGAAGTGGGTCTTGAACCAGCGATCGAGCCGCATGCCCGCCTCGCCGGCCTCCACCGTAATCTGTTCAACGCCTGCCATATCTTTTCGCTTATCCGTTTCCCGAGCAGGGCTCGGCCTGCTCTCGGCGCGGCAATAGCATTATGAAACGGTTCTTGCGAGCCAAAGTCCCAGAAACAGGGCGATAATGGCGCCAATGACGCTGGCAAGGGCATATCCAAACGCCGGCAGCGTGGCTCCCCGCTCCCAAAGCGTCGCGAAATCGAGCGAGAACGCGGAAAAAGTGGTGAATCCGCCGAGGATGCCGGTGGCAACGAACAGCCTGAGCTCGTTCGATCCGCCGCGGCGCGCCAAAGTGGCGATGAACAGGCCCATGGCAAAAGAACCGACGATGTTGATGGCCATCGTGCCCCAGGGATAGTTGGGGCCGACAAGGCGCAGTGCGCCCATATTGGTCAGGTGGCGGATACCGGCGCCGATGCCGCCACCGACCACAACGAGAAGCAGATTGAACATCGTCGCTTGCCATACCTATTCAAGGAAATGCGGTCTGCAGCGCCGGCTGCATTGGAGGACTTGCCTCAGGTCGTCCCGGCCTTCTTCTTGGTCGAACCGATCATCTTCCAGTTCTTGTAGAACATGGAATTGATGCGCTCGACGCTCACCGAGACGACGGCGAGCATGCCTGCGATGAGGCGGGGAACCGGGGATGGACGGATGATGTCCATGAACACGCAGTAGCGGCGTCCGTCATACTCGTTGACCGAGCGATGCAGCAGCGTGTCGTCGAAGATGAACAGCGGGTTGTCGTACCAGTAGTTCTTGACGTTGCCGCACTCGACGAAAATCTCCGATTTCACCGGGATCAGATTGTAGAGAATGCGCAGGCTGAGCCGCAGCGGACCGAAGTGCCAGGAGGTCGATTCGCGCTTGCTGAAGACGGAGACGGCAATGGTCTTGATGTATTTGAAATCCTTGTTGAACTCGGCGACGTTGTCGATCCTGTGCTTGCCGTACCACTGATAGACATACATGCCGCGCCGGCCGGCGCCGAAATTGGCGTCGATGTCGGCGATGATCTCGTCCTTGCGCGCCTTGAAGATGTCCAGGACCTCATTGACCTCGCGCTGATAGTCGGCGGGAAACTGCTCCAGCTTCCACACGCCTGGATTTCTGTAGCACAAGAGGTCGACCAGCAGGTTGAACGGCGAAAGCAGCCAGGTGAACAGGCCGTTGCCGAGGAAATAACCCGAGAATAGCGACAAATCCCTCCTGTCGTTGCGCAGCACGTCGATCAGGCCGCAAACGATGAAGATCGTCGTCAGGATGGGAACAAAATAGAAGCCAAGGGCAAGAAGCGGGATGGCAATAGCGAATTTGCGAAGGGATTTGCGAAGGGTTTTTGTCATTTTTCCACGCGCGGAGCGCGATCCTGTTGCGAATGAGGTGCCAAAATCGCGGCAACGACCACCGCCCGGCCGTGCGCCTTGATAAGGTTTTTTGGGTCACCACACAACGGCCGCGCTATCGCGGCCGGCTGGCTGCCTGATGAAGCCTGCCGGTATCAGGTCAATGCACCGCCGGCAGGCCAAGCTCGTCCCATTTGTCCCTGGGAACCAGATCGCCAACCAGGAATTCGAAGCCGACGACGCTTTCGCCGTCGCCAGCCAGTTGGCATCTGAACTTCAGACCATACCAGTTTCTGCGACTGCGGAAAGCCGCACCATTCGCGGCGATCGTCGTTCCAGTGATTTTTTCCCGCGCCGTCGCATAGGGTACGACCCGCTCCGGCTGATAATCCGTGCGCCATCGGCGGATCTGATCCATCGCTTCGAGATTGCACAACTGCACCATGCGCTCGTCGGACGCAAAAGTGGCGAGATCGGCGCGCGCCTGCCGGCTGCGCGGATCGGCCAGCGTCTTGGCCGACAGCATCTCGGTCGGCCGGATCATCGCCGGCGCGGCGGGCGATTGGGGTGCGGGCGGGGTCGCAGCGGGCGGCGGCACCGCTGCGAGCACTTCGGGCACTGTCGGCGACACGGGAGCAGGCAGCGGTCTGGTTGAGGCTTCGAACTGGTGCGGCGTCAGGATGTCGACCGACACCCGCTCCTCCTCCAGCCGTTTCGGCGGTTTCGGCAACGGCATCAGGGCCAGCATCGCGGCCAGAAGCACATGGAGAGCGAACGCGGCGGAAATGCCCCAAGGCGAAGCCTCGTTTCGAAGCGTGACGACGACCGGGTCACGCAAGCCTGCTATTCCCGCTCTTTGCGCAGCTTCGCCCAATAATCGAGCCGCTTCCTGATATCGCGCTCGAAGCCGCGCTCGGGCGGATCATAGAAGGTCTGGCGGCCCATCTTTTCGGGAAAATAGTCCTGCCCCGAAAAGGCATCCGGCTCGTCATGGTCGTAACGATAGCCGGCGCCGTAATCCTCCTCTTTCATCAGCTTGGTCGGTGCGTTGAGGATGTGCTTGGGCGGCAGCAGCGAGCCGTGTTCTTTCGCGGCCCGCGTGGCCGCCTTGAAAGCGTTGTAGACGGCGTTGGATTTGGGTGCGGTGGCGAGATAGACGGTGGCCTCGGCAAAGGCGAGTTCGCCCTCGGGTGAGCCGAGATAGTCGTAGGCATCCTTGGCGGCGTTGGCGACAACAAGCGCCTGCGGGTCGGCAAGGCCAATATCCTCCATCGCCATGCGCACCAGCCGGCGGCCGAGATAGAGCGGATCCTCGCCGGCATCGAACATGCGCGCGAGATAATAGAGCGCCGCATCGGGATCCGAACCACGCACCGATTTGTGCAGCGCCGAGATCAGGTTGTAATGGCCGTCCTGGCCCTTGTCGTAGATCGGCGCGCGACGCTGGACGATGCGCTGCAGTCCCTCCTGATCGAAGACTTCGCCGGGCTTTGCCGCCCGCCAGACTTCCTCTGCGAGGGTAAGCGACGCGCGGCCATCGCCATCGCTCATGCGGATCAGCATGGCCCGCGCCTCGTCGTCGAGCGGCAGCGCCCTGCCCTCGGTTTCCTCGGCCCGCGCCATCAGCTTGGCGATGCTCTCCTCGCCCAGCGAATGGAAGACCAGAACGCGCGCGCGCGACAGCAAAGCGGCATTCAGTTCGAAGGAGGGGTTT is part of the Mesorhizobium loti genome and encodes:
- a CDS encoding MHS family MFS transporter, whose protein sequence is MAMASTAGGTSRGMTREEKKVIFASSLGTVFEWYDFYLYGALAGAIGATFFASYPESTRNIFTLLVFAAGFLVRPFGALVFGRVGDLVGRKYTFLVTILIMGLSTFLVGLLPGSASWGLAAPIILVGLRMLQGLALGGEYGGAATYVAEHAPDDRRGFYTSWIQTTATLGLFLSLIIILIVQNSLSKEDFAAWGWRIPFLLSAILLGISVWIRLSLAESPTFQRMKDEGKGSKAPLTEAFGQWKNAKIALLALFGLTAGQAVVWYNGQFYALFFLANVLKVDPQSVNIMIAIALALGAVFFVVFGWLSDKIGRKPIIMAGLALAIVTTFPLFKALTWAANPALATAQQNTRATVTAAPGDCKFQFNPTGTRKPLTSCDIATDFLAKSSVPYDIVTTAAAGTAASVKIGAETVTSYDAVAAADKAAPSDAAFKKAINLALQDGGYPLKRAAAKVADQKLDAFVAANPELKLDAAAIRTGEKATVPLAQAVKDKLLTADDAAGATDVTVYSVPAAGAFAMFADPAAVNWAKVIGILFILVLYVTMVYGPIAAILVEMFPTRIRYTGMSLPYHIGNGWFGGLLPAIVFALSASKGDIYYGLWYPVVIAAMSLIIGMIFVRDTLGTNLHDKQ
- a CDS encoding ATPase, giving the protein MRDILNDLEAGKYLSDPDPVRRAQIQMKTHLPKRFYKTVSVVPADDGFAVHLDGKPVRTPGKALLALPTEAAAALVADEFAAQIETIDPVTMPVMRLVNTAIDGVASDPQAVLEDILRFASSDLLCYRADAPQGLVERQNQHWDPVIDWARATLGARFNLAEGIIHVEQPRESIAVLGSHLAQRAEPLRLAAIHVMTSLTGSALLALAVDFGELDAEAAWAAGHVDEDWQIEQWGQDAEAVARRSGRKRDMMAAIGLLEALKG
- a CDS encoding DMT family transporter; amino-acid sequence: MSGVADTLDRRDTVDLAAAAIMVGLTFSWGLNYVAAKISYAGYDPVFLSIARSIIGGLCVFAWCRWRGIALFTRDGTLLAGIMVGTLFGIEFLCLYVGLEHTTVARNTLLVNTMPFWMLLGGHFLLGEQITLRKFLGLLLAFAGLAAVFSDKLGGGGDMLFGDLLSLGSGFFWALTNILIKRSKLVEASAEKLLLYQLAGAAIVGILVLPLAGPPVRDPTVLPTLALLFQAVYIVAFTYVLWFWLLRRYPASGLSSFTFLSPVFGVLCGAMFLNEPLTMRIFLALGLIAAGLIIVNRPVRKLTPV
- a CDS encoding RluA family pseudouridine synthase encodes the protein MAGVEQITVEAGEAGMRLDRWFKTHFPGLGFGHLQKLLRSGQIRVDGGRVKADSRVEPGQVVRVPPLEVDKKGESALTGHSIRNQGDADVLAKMLIHEDPKVFVFNKPAGLAVQGGSGVTRNVDDMLEAWRNQKGEKPRLVHRLDRDTSGVLVVARTRLAAMKLAEAFRARETKKTYWALVKGVPPKREDKISTWLIKEPTPDGDRVRVAAHGEKGADHAVSYYRIIEQAAQTMTWLEMEPYTGRTHQLRVHAAYIGCPILGDPKYFEADTNWDFPGGIQNRLHLHARRIIIPHPDKGVIDVTAPMPPHMRQSWNLIGFDDASAED
- the crcB gene encoding fluoride efflux transporter CrcB; amino-acid sequence: MFNLLLVVVGGGIGAGIRHLTNMGALRLVGPNYPWGTMAINIVGSFAMGLFIATLARRGGSNELRLFVATGILGGFTTFSAFSLDFATLWERGATLPAFGYALASVIGAIIALFLGLWLARTVS
- a CDS encoding aspartyl/asparaginyl beta-hydroxylase domain-containing protein gives rise to the protein MTKTLRKSLRKFAIAIPLLALGFYFVPILTTIFIVCGLIDVLRNDRRDLSLFSGYFLGNGLFTWLLSPFNLLVDLLCYRNPGVWKLEQFPADYQREVNEVLDIFKARKDEIIADIDANFGAGRRGMYVYQWYGKHRIDNVAEFNKDFKYIKTIAVSVFSKRESTSWHFGPLRLSLRILYNLIPVKSEIFVECGNVKNYWYDNPLFIFDDTLLHRSVNEYDGRRYCVFMDIIRPSPVPRLIAGMLAVVSVSVERINSMFYKNWKMIGSTKKKAGTT
- a CDS encoding DUF930 domain-containing protein, coding for MIRPTEMLSAKTLADPRSRQARADLATFASDERMVQLCNLEAMDQIRRWRTDYQPERVVPYATAREKITGTTIAANGAAFRSRRNWYGLKFRCQLAGDGESVVGFEFLVGDLVPRDKWDELGLPAVH
- a CDS encoding replication-associated recombination protein A, coding for MADLFSVDEPEKVPPGRPLADRLRPKNLGEVVGQEHLTGPDGALTRLIGSGSLGSMIFWGPPGTGKTTVARLLAGETSLAFEQISAVFSGVADLKKVFESAKLRRANGRQTLLFVDEIHRFNRAQQDSFLPVMEDGTVVLVGATTENPSFELNAALLSRARVLVFHSLGEESIAKLMARAEETEGRALPLDDEARAMLIRMSDGDGRASLTLAEEVWRAAKPGEVFDQEGLQRIVQRRAPIYDKGQDGHYNLISALHKSVRGSDPDAALYYLARMFDAGEDPLYLGRRLVRMAMEDIGLADPQALVVANAAKDAYDYLGSPEGELAFAEATVYLATAPKSNAVYNAFKAATRAAKEHGSLLPPKHILNAPTKLMKEEDYGAGYRYDHDEPDAFSGQDYFPEKMGRQTFYDPPERGFERDIRKRLDYWAKLRKERE